The nucleotide sequence ACTGCAAGATTCATCGGTAAACAATCGCGGCTGTATCAAACATGGACAATTGCTGGGTTTCTGGCATCAAAGTTGCTACTGGAGAATCCAGAAATGGCATCCATATTCACATTTGAGGAAGATATGGAACTACTGGAAGGCTGTGCCTGCAGTCTGACAAACCATCCTCGTGCCAAATGCTCACGACGCGTTCCAAAAGTGCAGGTCCTCGTATAACTTGTCGAAGATACACAACCATTCTTTGATGCTTGTACTGtatataagaaaaaggaaaaccaTAGATGGAAGAGGGATCCACCTCCATACAACATTGTTTCCTCATTGTGGTATGCTCTTTTTTTGTTGAGCTACCATGATGGTGATTGTGTATCAGTGATGTCTAAAAGATTTGGcctttgtaataaaaaattagaTGTATGTTTTGATGACACATTGATTcatataacttttcttttttatgttCACGTTGATCCATGTTATTGTATAAGAAGGATTTTTTTGTAATTAACACCCAGCAACCTTGAaagaatatatattttgtatgtaaTCAAAATGCAAATTATGCTTTATAGCTCAGATAAGTTCTGTAGGTGATATACAGAATAAATCAATGCAAATTTCATAATATGATCCTTATTAGTCGCCAAATTGCTAACTTAAGCTGAGTGCAGTGCAAAAAAACAAAAGGCTCGTATGAAATGAAGTTTTGGGTTTCATTGAATCATTGAAAGAAATAGAACAATGGGAAATGGAGCGCAATCTTAATGACTTGAATATCTTATTTGGGATTTCCAAGTAGAATGCTACAATTCTTGGTGAAATAAATTACAAACTCAGATGAGTTAATTTCATATAAATTTGCTGTAAACAATTGATATACACTGTGCCTCAAGCATAAGCTGCACATGTATTAAGAAGAAAATAATACGTAGGGATGATCCAAGGACTTTTCCTTCAATATTTAGGCTTCAAAATTAGTCTCATCATTCTCCATCATATCAACATCCATTACATCTCGAAAGCCAAAGAGCTAGCAGCTTGGGAGTAGGTGAGAGACCAAGCAACTGTTCTTGGTGCCGTCCTGCATGtccacaattttttttaaaatctgcaTTAGCAATCTAAGAAAGGGTGAACTTAGTAAGTCAATACTCTATAGTCAAGAGTATGCAACCTGATCAGTGTGAGAAACAAAGTCAACTCTTCTCTGACTTCTTACTTGTTCCAAGATCTCCTGTGTGCTTgctttatctttaaaaaaaatacgtTCATTTTTTGTCTTGAACCCAGTTGGTGCTTACACAATGACAATTGGATCTGAAAGACAACAAAAATGAAAATGTGAAGAAGTGGATGCACTTaatccaactgaaaactctataAATTCATCTAACAGACATTGTCTCCAAACCTGTTCATAGGGGAAAAACAGACAAGATGTCGTGACACACTTAAAAATGTTCTCCAGATTTCATAACTTCTACGCTAAATGCACTGCCAGTTTACATGTCAATAACATCTACACATGACTGTAGAATGAATGCAAACCCACAAGTAACTGAATAACATAACCAAGTATATATTACCAACAAAGTATGACCATTTGAAGTACAATTGACAGGATTTTATGCAAGTTAAAAATGAAGAATTGGTGAAGCTTAGCTTAGGCAGAAAAAAGGATAAATGAATTGCAAATAACACGAAATTCTAGAATTAAGAACAATCCGCACATAAAAATGGAGATGACTGGAATATTTGAGAAGATGTAGAGGACCAACCTTTGAAAGAGATCTTCAAAGATCAAGATCCGTTCCAAATGCACAACACCGCTTGCATTGCTTAAATAATCTTCAAATTGCTCTGTCCATTTGAACTGATCCAATGTCAACATAGGAAGCTTTGatatataaaaatctgcaagTCAATGTCAGTCACTAGGGAGCCCAACAATTCATTTACTGTCATTAACTACATATGAATGTTCCTTGGCCAAAGTTGTATATATCTCACGACTAGGAAAACAATGTTTTTCCTCCATCATAGTCAAAAATTCCAAGGACAAATCAACATGGCCTCTCTCAAGTAAAGTGTCAATGAGAATTTTCCATGCAATTTCATCACAACTATAGCCCCTAGAGAGTAAGCTAGTGAAAACTGATTTAGCCTCATCAAAGCTTCCTTCTTCACAAAGTCCAGAAAACAGTAACTGATAGGATGCAAGATATGGCAAATGACCACATGAAACCATAGAATCAATAAACAATTGTGCTTCTGAATACTTCTTTAGTTTACAGCAACAATTAATTAGAGAGGTATATATATCTGCATTAGGAGGTTTACAGGCCTCTTGCATGTGTAGTAGCAAACCCTTAGCTTCCTCCAAGCAATACACCTTGCAAAAAGCATCCACAATGGAACTATAAGATTTCACTGTTGGGTTGAAACCTTGTTTAGACATCTCTTCAAAAAGTTGTAAGACTACATTGATCCCCACTTTTCCCCATATATCAGCATCACTTAGAAAGGCAACATCAACTTGCTTCTTTTTCAATAGAACTTTGAGCAAAAGAGAGTAAGTTTCGTTATTGGGCTCACATGCATCTTCAACCATAATCTTGAAAGTAGGCAAAGCTTGATCAAAGAAACCAACCTGTACCAACCCATCAATATATGTATTGTACGTAATCGTATTAGGAATAACTCCATTTCTTTTCATTTCAGTTATCATACTTGCAGCATCTTCTATCCTTCCTTCCTTGCAATATGATCGGACAAGCACAGTATAAGTACATACATCAGGTTTGCAACCCAGAGAGATCATCTGCTCCAAAACCCTGGTTCCATCTGCAGATCCATTTACTCTGACCAACTCATCGATGAAAATAGTATATGTGACAACTGTTGGTTGGATTCCTTTCTCCAACATAGCATACAGTAGGGACCTCGCCTCCTGCAACTTCTTGTCCCTGCACAAACCATCTATTATAGCACTGTAGGTGTGAGAGTCTGGTGTGTATTCCTTCACAATCATCTCCTCTAGTAATGCATGAgcaaaatcaaccttttcagccTTGCATAACCCATCAATTAATGCAGTATAAACTAACTTATTCACCTTTCTGCCATTTTCCAAGAGAgatctaaagaatacaatagccTCTTCAGTTTTCCCACTTTTGCATAAGGCATCAATCAAAATAGAGTATGTCCACTCATTGGGAACTAAGCTTCTCTTCTCCATCAAATGCAGCAACCTAAAGGCGCCTTTAATGTCACCTTCCATACAGTATCCCTGAATCAATGCAGTGTAAGTAACATGGTTGGGAAGCACTGCATCCTTAAGCATCTTAGTTAATAGAGCCATTGCCTTATGCATTTGCCTCTGACGAACAAACCCACAAAGTAATTCAGTATAAGTTCTTACATTTGGCTTACACCCTCTGGACTGCATCAAATCCAATACACAGAAGGCCTCGTCAACCTTAGTAATTTTACAGTACCCATCAATCAAAACATTGTAAGTAACAACATTTGGAACCAGACCATGCTCTAAAATATCATTCAGCATCATTTTTGCATCATCAACCCTATCCACCTTACAAAGGCCACCAATCATCACCGTGTAAACATGCAAATCAATGGAACACCCATCATCTTTCATCCAGG is from Zingiber officinale cultivar Zhangliang chromosome 7B, Zo_v1.1, whole genome shotgun sequence and encodes:
- the LOC122007362 gene encoding pentatricopeptide repeat-containing protein At5g65560-like, with the protein product MRRFFASIKQMVITSDHIPARGFASCPSSFVDSSSEESASLPDRLILGAAAADPSSELSSILSRPDWSRNPDLHRLASTLSPLHVTTLLKCRHLDPRVALDFFRWIGRRPGFRHTVDSYSSLLKTLAGSNLHRPAEEILVSMIRSCCSTDADLVLKTFKSLHPTGLTRSLRCYNFMLMALARFHMIADMKDLYEQMRKDDVFPNLHTYNTMINAHCKEGKVIEAKIYLNYLLQDGLDPDTHTYTSFILGYCVRDDLIRACRVFLLMPLRGCPRNEFTYSALIHGLCEAGQVKEGLSLVPWMKDDGCSIDLHVYTVMIGGLCKVDRVDDAKMMLNDILEHGLVPNVVTYNVLIDGYCKITKVDEAFCVLDLMQSRGCKPNVRTYTELLCGFVRQRQMHKAMALLTKMLKDAVLPNHVTYTALIQGYCMEGDIKGAFRLLHLMEKRSLVPNEWTYSILIDALCKSGKTEEAIVFFRSLLENGRKVNKLVYTALIDGLCKAEKVDFAHALLEEMIVKEYTPDSHTYSAIIDGLCRDKKLQEARSLLYAMLEKGIQPTVVTYTIFIDELVRVNGSADGTRVLEQMISLGCKPDVCTYTVLVRSYCKEGRIEDAASMITEMKRNGVIPNTITYNTYIDGLVQVGFFDQALPTFKIMVEDACEPNNETYSLLLKVLLKKKQVDVAFLSDADIWGKVGINVVLQLFEEMSKQGFNPTVKSYSSIVDAFCKVYCLEEAKGLLLHMQEACKPPNADIYTSLINCCCKLKKYSEAQLFIDSMVSCGHLPYLASYQLLFSGLCEEGSFDEAKSVFTSLLSRGYSCDEIAWKILIDTLLERGHVDLSLEFLTMMEEKHCFPSREIYTTLAKEHSYVVNDSK